The Colletotrichum destructivum chromosome 7, complete sequence genome contains the following window.
TGGACACCCACACCACAGTCGTTGAATGTGGTTTCAGGCTGTGTATGTGTGTCCGCGCGCGCAAGAGGTAAAGCGTGAATAAGGCAGTAAGTGAGATGAGAAAgagtatgtgtgtgtgagagaagGTATCGAGGTACCTTTTTGGCAGACGGACACTGGAGTGAACACGTTGGAAGACTGGCGGGAGCTGGGCAAGCTCAATTGAGGCTGAATTGTGGCTGGAATGTGGCATCAACAGCTTGTCGGACGATGGGCGGTTGAGCTGGCCAATTGATACCCCGGATCATGTCAAGCTTGGGCCATTTGACGTGTGGCGTCGGGTGTTTTAGCGTCAATTCCGTTGTCGAGCAGCTGCTACGATCCCTGAAacttcagcagcagcagcagtttCCCACTGCGCGGGCGCTGGGGAATGTCGCGCCAAGTTCCAACCTCCACTGCAATCCACCACCCCCCGGTCAAGTCGCACACCGTCACTTGCTGCCGGTGGCTGCATACCAATTCCACCCTGtccactcccactcccactcccactcaCCTCTTTACCTACTCCTTTCCACTGACTGCTGCATGGAGTGTTAGCTGCCGTAGACCTGCAGCCAATTCGACGCTCGATTCAGAAAGCGCGCAATACCCGAAGGTGACGAACAAGCATTGGCGACGCCGTAGAAGTCAAGTCAACTGTAGAGCTTCGCCGACCTCCGcacccctcttcttctggcgCTGAACGCACGAGACCATCGCGATATGGCAACATAGCTCACAACACAATCCTTTCGAGTCGAAGATGCTGGACGGAAGACACACGTACTAGGATGAGCTTGGACTCGCTGTTACCAATCGCTCCCGCGAGAGTGAAGGCATTGGTTCTGCCCCTTGGCCAGATCAGAGGCGATCGTTTCTCGTCCTTCATTGAGCGCCTGCGGCCCGAACATGTCGTCTCCTTGCGGGATGTCAGCCCTGACGGGCGGCCGAACAGAAGTATGTTTCTTCCGGCCCACCTCATAAACAGAGGCTTGCCTTGCTGACCGGTGATGCGAAGATATGTTCTCGCCCTTGGCTTTCCCCGACGGCGCTGTATTCTACGAACTTATAACCCACATACCCCCACCGTCGCACCTCGCACTATCGCCATTCGACTTCTACCGCGAACCTCTTGCAGTCATCGCGAtcgccgacggtgacgaaCTGAACCGCGCCGCCTTCAATAAAAGACAATCCGGCAATGCGCCCACCATTGCCGAACAGAACATCAGAACCTTGTACCAGGAATTAGAGGACCTGAGAGACCGCTTCGGAAAGGCCCTTGTCCACCAGGTGCTCATCTTCGACCATACGCCCTCTAAGGAGAACCCAGTTCCCATGCCTGAGGGGCTTATCGCCATACCGCCTCCGGACGAGTGCAAGAGGACAACCTTGAAGACAATAATGTGCGACATAACCTCGCAGCTCCTTGCTGAAATGACAGCCCTGGCCAAATCGTTTGAAGCCATGTCCTTCATTGAATCCCCCGGGCAATCTCACTCGACGAGACAAGCGAACGGTGCAGCATGGGGTGCCGATGACACAGGGTCCGCCAATAGGAGGAACTCGCAGTTCAACCCAGGCCCTCAGAGATCGAGCTCAACCAGTGGCTTGCCAGACCGCCAAATGCACCGTATGTCCATGCCAGTCGCGCCCATCAAGCACAACTCAGCCATCGTATCAAGCAACTCGACACCAGCTCGACCTTCGACCCCGGTGAGAAGCGGGCTGTCGAACCCGCCGACCACGTTTGACGACCTGGCTGCTGGCCTCAGCACCGGGTCCACGACCCCTGACCAGGTTACACGACCGGGTGCTGGGGAACACTTCAGGTCGGAAAGCTCAGATCGAGTTTCGGTGCAGGGTTTTGGTCCCGGGGGTCTCAACGACCGCTGGAGGGCCAAAGGAAAGGGCAGAGTGACGATCCTCATGGGATCCTTGTATCTCCAAGCTGGCCGGTGGCCCGACGCCCTGAAGGAACTTATTGACGGTGCAACCGTCGCTCGGTCAATCAACGACCACATCTGGCACGGCAAAGCACTAGAGTTGGTTACCATCACCCTGCTGCTCCTGGGATGGGTCAAGGTCGAGTTTCAAGTCCCAGCGATATGTCTGCCTCCGCAGGACAAAACCACGGCTGCGATTTTTACTGCGCTAGATGCAGCAATAACCGATCCAAGCCAGCCCAAGTACATCCGGAATCTTCAAATCGTACTCCCAGATCTTCTGGAGCGCATCGTCGGGCTGTACTCGAGGATATCAGCTGAGCACCTGCCacccttgcccttggctgAAACCACCATTCGATTCAGCAAGATTTTATCCGCATTGCATCTTGCCGATGGAAAGTTGGGAGAGCGATCCTATGACACGATGATATTTGGCAAGCTGCCTTCGACTCCCCTGACGACCTCTCCCAGGTTGATTGTCGTCCCAAATCGACAACAAATCGTCACTTTCCTCTTCCGCGCATtcccctcgtcatcgtcagAGCTTCTCACCATTGCAGATCGTGTTTCGATCCTGGCAGGTATTGCATCTGTTCTTGGACCTCTGGGCCACCATCGCAAGAAGGCCATGGTCACCAGAGAGCTGGTGTCAGTTTTGATCAGcgggctcgtcgaggcccgCACTCGAGGTGCTGCAGACATGGGCATACATCCAGCCGCAGGTCTTGTGGCTTTGAACGCCGCCAATGGACACAGCAACAGCGCAGTGGCTCTTGAGCTTGGGGAGGGCGATGTGGAGCAAGGGATCGAGGCCTTCCTGGCTCTTCTGTGCAAGTCGTACGGTATTGTGGGCTTTGATATGAAGAAGCAGCCTTCAGATGACGCGCTGTCTACCGAAGACTCCGACGCCGCGGTCATTGATAGAATTCGGGGACAGGCGGCCGCGAGGTTTTTTGGGTTCACCAGCGTCAAACTGAACATTCTGAGAGCATGCATCAACTTTTCTGAAGCATTGCCTGACTTCAATGGCGTGTTGAAGTTCTCAAGTGATTTGCTTCGTACAGCCGGGTCTGGGGTAGCCCCCGGTCCTCGCAAGGAGGACGCATCGCCGGTCATCGCTCGAGACGAGCAGGTCCGTCTGGTTACAAACATATCCAAGACGTCGAATTTGTCAAAAAGACTGGGCTTGAACCACTTGGCCGCAGAATACTGGGATGAGTTTTTCGTCCGCGGTGTTGCTTTGGAGCCGTTGCCAAACACGCGGATTCCGGTCCCTCACGCAAAGAGCACGCTTCCTGGGGCCGTCACAGCGAGAACATCTCAGGATGTTAACCCATTCATCTACAATCCGTTTTTAAAACAGGCCAACAAAGCGGCTGCCGATCACATCCTCGTTGCAGACGAACCGGCGACTTTCAAGGTCACTTTGCAAAACCCATacgatgtcgaggtcgacgttgaAAGCCTCCGGCTGGACACCAGCGGTGCAGACTTTGAGTCCAGCTCCGAAAGCACCATCATCGGGCCTTACCGAACCCAAATACTCAAGGTCACCGGAACACCAAGAGGCCCTGGTGCCCTGAAGGTAACGGGTGCTATCATCCGCGTCCGTGGTTGTCGGGAGAGACGATTTCCCATCTTCAGCCACCCATGGACACCGCAGGCAGATGTAAAGGTCAAGGCTACTGGGCTCCCGGCTCTTGAAAGTACCATCTCCTCCGATGTTCGTATCGGCAGGCCGCTCAAGATAGAGGATGTGGGGTTGAATGTCATTCCTCAGCAGCCGATTGTCATTGTCAAATCAACGACACTCCCGCAAGCTTCTGTCATGGTGCTCGAAGGAGAAAGACAAGTGTTCTCTGTCACGCTGCAGAACCTCTCCAGAACGACACCCGTAGATTTTATGCTTTTTTCATTCCAGGACTCCACACAAGGACCGCTGCAAGCAGGAATCAACAACCGAGATGCTACGCCGGCCGAGTTGTACGAGTTCGAGTACATTCTCATGAAGCGGCAAGGTCTCCGAAGGTTGAACAAGAAGGAGCCCGAGAAGAGATACATTGCCCCGGGAGGCACCGCCACGTTTGACTTTGAAATCCTCGGCAAACCTGGGTTGACAAACGCTGCCATCCAGATCGACTACGCCCATCTCGGGATGCCGCCGGAAGAGGTGAAGGAGCAATTCCATACCCGGCAAGTATCCCTGCAATTGACGGTGACTGTCAACGCCAGCGTCGAGCTTGCGAGACTCGATGTCCTCCCTCTCAGTGGCCCCGTGCCTCAGCCGCTACTCAGCCTCACGAATCTGGAGTCGAAGTCCGATCCTGCCACATTGGCGGAAGAATACTGCCTGCTATCTATGGATCTACGCAACGCCTGGCCGAACAGCATGGAAGTGCAGCTAGATGGCGAAGACGGTGTTGTGATCAAGGAACACATTCTCCCGGGCAACGTGAATCGCGTCATTGTCCCTCTACGACGCATATACCTTCAAGATCCTCACGCTTCGATCCCGGCTCTCAATCCATCAAGACAGCGACAGTTCGTCGTAAGCACCAGCAAGATCACGCCAGATATGGAGCGCTCGAACAGGGAAGCATTCTGGTACAGGGAGAGGATACTGGATACTCTCACAGCCAGGTGGAAGACAGTGTCCGGTCCGAAGCGGAGTGGCTACATCGACCTCCGGGGCATCAGACTCTCCCCCCGCATGATGGACGCTATCAGGATTGACGACATTGGTATCGACATCTCCATTGAGAATCCGAGCTTGAAGGGCCTGGGTGGAACTGCCAAGGGGTCTATCCTTGTCGACGATTTCGTCCAAATCAAGGTCGGCATCACAAACCGGTCGGCTCAGCCAGTGTATCCGATGTTGCGGCTCATGCCGGCTCTGTGTCACCGTCCCCTGAACGTCGCCTTGGACTTCACGCGGAAATTTGCCTGGAACGGTACCTTGCAACAGGCGCTTCCCCTCCTGGCGGCCAAGTCCAGCATCGAAGTGGAGATGCAGGCGATGGCCCTTTGTCGTGGAGAGTTCGAGATAGGTGCATCGGTCGAAGAGTACCAAATCTGGCAAGAGCCCAAAGCAGCgaaggacgaagaggaggcgaAAGGGGGCCGGCAGCGATCGGATACTCAGACGATGTTGGATGCCATCATGGGCGCGAAGGAGCGGCGCATCTGGCATTCAAGGCAGGCCTGCGTCGTCAAGGTGAAGGATCACGACTAGCAGCATCAGAGAGCTATCTATATCTTGTACATGACGACGCGTATGATGGATGCATGTGGAAAAGACAAATCATACACCAGAGACTTGGAGTTGGCAATTGCAGCGGCCTGTGTTACAATAGACAGACAATCAAGTTCTCCCCAAGATGAGAGATGAAAGATAAAAGATGAGAGGCGAGAGATGGGCCAAGGTTGGCGGTGATATGGCTGGATGGCTGGATGGCACGGCACGGCACAGCCAGGCTCACAGGGATGAGCCCGATCAACCGGCGATCGAATTAAGCTCATCCCTGGCAAATGGCGTTGCCGCTAAGTCATGCGCATGCGTGGGTCTGACCGCCTGCCGAATTTTATTTTCTGCTTGATTGCGAACCAAACCAAACGTTCAACGGCGGCTTTCCGGTGCTAGCCGCGCCGGCGGGccttttttctcccccctTGTCATGGCCACTTGTTTCCGTTTCCGCCATACAAGCAAGCTTTGGTCAAGAAGAGACGTTTTCCCCCTTCCGATCGGCGAGCGTTGCACTGAGGGGACCTCATTTGTCGATTGTCGATTAGAAGGAAAAAGGACGGCGGGGTCTTCGCTCAGAAAGGAAGCATGACGCGACCTCAGATTCTGTTTCTTGATGCGTACGACTCCTTCACCAACAACATCGTCTCCCTTCTTACAACCCTGCTTGATGCCGATGTTCACGTCTTACCGATTGATACGCCCTTGCTAGATCCAAagtcgtcgtcttcgtcatccaaATTCGCCACTGACTTCCACCGGGAACTGTCGAGGTATCATGCCGTAGTCTGCGGACCTGGGCCCGGCTCTGCCGAAAATGAGGCGGATGTCGGGCTCATGAAGCGTATCTGGGACTTAGGCGATGAACAGCTCCTCCCCGTCCTGGGAATATGCCTTGGTTTCCAGAGCCTCGTTCTCAGCTCCGGTGGGGGGGTGAGGAGGCTTCAGCGGGGGTTGCACGGGATGGTCCGTACCATTCAACACGAGAAGCCACGGCCGACTTGCGCCGAGGACATCTTTGCTGGTGTCTCTGAGTTCGAGGCGACCCTCTACCATAGCCTGTGCGCGGACATCGGGCAGGATTCCATCTCAGACGCCGAATGGGCAAGCAGGAGATGGGACGCGCAGGACATGGCCCCCGAGTTGCTCCCCCTGGCCtgggtcgacgaggagcgggACAACGGTCGCGAGAGGATCCTGATGGCCGTCAAGCATCGCAGCAAGCCGTTCTGGGGTCTCCAGTATCATCCGGAATCAATCTGCACGCAGACCGCAGGCCACACGGTCATTCGCAACTGGCTCCGCGAAGCAATGGCCTGGAACTCGAGGTTGAACAGGACCGTCTTGAGTGGAGGACGGTTCCTGGCGAGAAACGCCGTGAAGCCGAGTCTTCTTTCCGAGATCCGGGCTGCGGCGCAGGGGGGACACGCCCCCGTGTTGGCGTGGACGGAGATGCCAACGTCTCTGGCGACCGTGGGGCTCGATTGCGACTACAGCCACAAGACCATCAGTCTTCCCGCCAATATCAAGGTGCCGGATATCGTGGAGATCCTGAAGAGCGGAAGAACGGAGCATATCATCCTGGACTCATCCAACTCGAGCAATATGGCAACTGGCGCCGCGGATGTGCGGGGCAGATTCAGCATCATCGCCCTGGATGTGGAAGAGTCCCTGCGTATCGAACATCACGTCGGGGACGACTTCGCCACGGCACGTATCCCTTCGATTCAGGGCATGCCCGTTGACCTGATGGAGACCATTGCATTCGGCCAGAACGAGAATATCTGGCACCTGCTTTCCAGCTTTCTCGAGAAGCGACGCATCGCAGCAACAGGGGACCTAGAAACGCCGTTCCGGGGCGGTTTCATGGGATACCTCACTTACGAGATGGGGCTCAGAGGAATTGACGTAGCGGTAGCAAATGACCGTGGACATCAGCGGCCTGATTTGTGTTTCGCCTGGGTCACGAAGAGCATCGTCGTGGACCATGTCAAGGGCCTCTTGCACGTCCAGCACCTGCAGAAGCGAAAGCTCAACGCCGACTTCTGGATCGACTCTGTCGTTGCATCGCTGCAGACGTCACGCCCCTGGCAGTCGGGCAAGGCCGCTGCCAGCGATTCGGACTCGTCGACAGTGTCGACCCGTCCGGTGATCCAGGTGCCCGACGCTGACGACTACGAGGCCAAGGTCTCTCGCTGTCAAGACTTCATCGCGGCCGGCGAGTCGTACGAGCTCTGCTTGACCGATCAGACGACAATCACGCTGCCGGGACGACCGGAGAGAGAACAAGGCCCTAACAGCGTCCAATTCAGTGGCCAGGTGCCCTCAAAACCAGCCTACGTCGCACCGTGGAAACTCTACAAGACCCTCCGTGCCCGTCAGCCAGCACCCTTCGGTTCCTACATCCGCCTAGGCGGCGCGACGCTCATTAGCAGCTCGCCCGAGCGGTTCCTTGAGTACGACGCAGACGGCTTCTGCTCGATGCGCCCGATGAAGGGCACCGTCCGCAAGTCCAACGACGTCGCGACGCTGGCCCAGGCGGAGCGGATTCTGCACGtgcccaaggaggaggcggagaaCCTCATGATCGTGGACCTGGTCAGGCACGACCTGCACGGCGTGTGCGGGTCCGGGAACGTCGAGGTTCCGCACCTGATGAAAGTGGAGGAGTACGCGACGGTGTTCCAGATGATCACCATCGTTAACGGGCGGCTGCCGGATCCTCATCACAACGGGGCCGCGGCGGACCGGCGGCACACGGGCCTGGACGTGCTCGCGGCGAGCCTCCCGCCGGGCAGCATGACGGGCGCACCGAAGAAGCGGAGCTGCGAGCTCCTGCACGAGATCGAGAGCCACCGGGAGCGGAGCCTGTACTCGGGCGTGGTGGGGTACATGGACGTCACCGGCAAGGGCGACTGGAGCGTGACCATTCGGACCATGTTCCGgtgggacgacgaggtcgcgccgccggcggagggCGAGATGGAGCCGCGGGAGGTCTGGCACATCGGGGCCGGCGGTGCCGTGACGATCCTGAGCACGCCtgagggggagagggaggagatgTTCACCAAGCTGGCAGGACCCTTGGGGGTCTTTGCGGAAGCATGATTTTCATGCTGGCTAgtcgagacgagacgacgaccacgTTACGGCAAGGGGTGGTTGGGGGCAGATGACATCTCTCGGGTTACTGATTTCATGGCGTTATATACAACTGGTTTAGGGATAGGGGCGGAGTGCTTTGGTTGATACCTCAACGTATCTGGGATATTAGACTCTGGACCTTTTCACGGGTATTAGACTCAACTTTTAGACGGCCCGGATCATCCATATCATtagaagaaaaaagacaaaaTGACTTTGGGATCGAATTCCCCACAATGTCATCAAAATTAAgtgtttctttcttccttgcGTATCAAAGCGAAAGAGTGAAACGCTCCGTCTGACGGCATGATGCTGGATGTAAAATATGAAGCCCAAAGCGATCCAAACACTTCTTTCCCACGCCGGATTCCCAGACCCGAGAGCGCCTTCGTTATTCCGACACCGTTGTCGTATTGTACAGGCCCGCCGCCAATCTTGGATGAAATGCGTAATCTCCGTCTGACCTCGCTGTTGTAGCAGCCGCTGCCACTCCTCTACTCGTTTGGAGGCTGGCGGGGTTTCATGCCTTCTGGGTCGTCGTGTcctatctctctctctctctctctctctctctcacgcTCTCAGTTAGAactcctgctcctcctgAAAAAACATGCCGAAGCTGATGATGGTTCCGTAGATGAGAAGACCGCCGATTATCGACATGACCATGGCCTCGATCTGGATGAGGTTGGagtgggcgaggacgacggggagGGCTTTGTTTTGCGAAAGCCACGGTTAGTGATCTCTTCCGAACCATCAACaaaggacgaagaggaaaaCTTACCGATTCCCATGACCACCAAGAAGCCGGTGCAGAAGCGGCCGAGGtccagcacggcggcgccggagcccTCGACGAAGTCATCCGGGTTGGCGCACCGCGAGCAGATCCAGTTGGGGATCGGGGCCAGCACGtaggtggcgacgacgaggagcgggTAGTAGACCTTCCAGAGGGCGCACGACAGGATGACGAGAAGGAacccgacggcgaggacgaaggAAAGGGCAATGATGGTCTTGAGCCCGGCGGTCGGCATCTTGGCtgttggggagggggatgtgggtggtgtatgtgtgtgcgtgcgtgttTGTGTGTCGTGTGTCTCGGTGGTGCTTGTTTCGGACGGGGTGTCGGGTCCTtgaaagacagagagatTCGGCGTCGAGAGCCCCGTCGAGGGGGATGCTGCAAATTAATTATGTGAGGGGTGGAAATTCAGCGAAGCAGTGCGGGACTTCGAGCGTCGATGATCTGAAGGCAGGAACTTGTCGATTGGCGGTGGTATGGAAGCTTCGTGGTAGTGGGATTGATCGGGTCGTCGTGGATCGCGGCTGGGTAGGCTGGGTAGGCTGGCAGGCTGAGCTGTGATGCGATGGCGGGTCCTCTGGGGGGGCCTGACGCAGTAGGTAGGCTGTCGTCAGCTCTCACGGCGCAACCTTGTTCCAGGACCCGGAGGGAGCTCGAAGGCTCCTACCCTGGTAAGACCCCGGTCGGCAGGCGTGAGGTAAGGTACAGAGCGGTACGTATCTCGCTCGAGGATGCACGGAGCACCTTTCACCCCGGCGCACCTGGCATTTGGCACCTGGCTCCAGGCTGAGAGAGTGCTACGAAAGCTCCATCTGCCTTGAGCTGCAGAGCGACGGGGACGCTCCTCGCTTTATTACCTATCCACCACCAAGCtctctcgacctcctcccctccacccaTCACCGACTGCTCGTCCAACATCCACGAAACCACCCCGCGATATCCTCTCCCTTACAAAACAACCACACCCACCCCGCGAATTGTCGATTATCTCCTGTTGCAGACCCCTCTCGAGCTGCCTGACGAAGCTACGAACCTTCCCTCACGCCCGCCATGTTCAGAAACAATTACGACAACGACTCGGTGACATTGTTAGTTGCTTAGCCTTTCTTCA
Protein-coding sequences here:
- a CDS encoding Putative ADC synthase, anthranilate synthase component I, para-aminobenzoate synthase; amino-acid sequence: MTRPQILFLDAYDSFTNNIVSLLTTLLDADVHVLPIDTPLLDPKSSSSSSKFATDFHRELSRYHAVVCGPGPGSAENEADVGLMKRIWDLGDEQLLPVLGICLGFQSLVLSSGGGVRRLQRGLHGMVRTIQHEKPRPTCAEDIFAGVSEFEATLYHSLCADIGQDSISDAEWASRRWDAQDMAPELLPLAWVDEERDNGRERILMAVKHRSKPFWGLQYHPESICTQTAGHTVIRNWLREAMAWNSRLNRTVLSGGRFLARNAVKPSLLSEIRAAAQGGHAPVLAWTEMPTSLATVGLDCDYSHKTISLPANIKVPDIVEILKSGRTEHIILDSSNSSNMATGAADVRGRFSIIALDVEESLRIEHHVGDDFATARIPSIQGMPVDLMETIAFGQNENIWHLLSSFLEKRRIAATGDLETPFRGGFMGYLTYEMGLRGIDVAVANDRGHQRPDLCFAWVTKSIVVDHVKGLLHVQHLQKRKLNADFWIDSVVASLQTSRPWQSGKAAASDSDSSTVSTRPVIQVPDADDYEAKVSRCQDFIAAGESYELCLTDQTTITLPGRPEREQGPNSVQFSGQVPSKPAYVAPWKLYKTLRARQPAPFGSYIRLGGATLISSSPERFLEYDADGFCSMRPMKGTVRKSNDVATLAQAERILHVPKEEAENLMIVDLVRHDLHGVCGSGNVEVPHLMKVEEYATVFQMITIVNGRLPDPHHNGAAADRRHTGLDVLAASLPPGSMTGAPKKRSCELLHEIESHRERSLYSGVVGYMDVTGKGDWSVTIRTMFRWDDEVAPPAEGEMEPREVWHIGAGGAVTILSTPEGEREEMFTKLAGPLGVFAEA